Proteins found in one Poecilia reticulata strain Guanapo linkage group LG15, Guppy_female_1.0+MT, whole genome shotgun sequence genomic segment:
- the fancl gene encoding E3 ubiquitin-protein ligase FANCL isoform X4, with the protein MESLLIRDNPLLLPLNKKKTVYDGFITVQERDFRIRILLPPDLQLKRARLHCCWQLKHLLREYEHIVKQEVALNRCPEGRSVPPPRYYSQLISEMEIVGWDKMLSIDMDFQTLKLRAEDSSGRQHTLTVKLKSKHPAEAPDCSADLPVPLTITWTPQSTLEQLHSQFLLVLESLTDFWDVLDEIDGKTWVLEPEKPSRSDTMRRIAIGNNVSIKVEVDPRHPQMLPECCLLGADHVVTPLRNKLNANMHMWNPDSSVLNNLRDVLEIEFPSPATHEKSSFNVECGICYSYRLEDAIPDQVCNDPRCGQPFHQACLYEWLRALPSSRQSFNLVFGECPYCSKPITVKMATQKT; encoded by the exons ATGGAGAGCTTATTGATACGCGATAACCCGCTGCTTTTACCTctaaacaagaagaaaacagtCTATGATGGGTTTATAACCGTACAG GAAAGAGACTTCAGAATAAGAATACTCCTCCCTCCAGATCTCCAACTGAAGCGGGCCAG GCTGCACTGCTGTTGGCAGCTGAAACACCTGTTGCGTGAATATGAGCACATAGTGAAGCAG GAAGTGGCTCTGAATCGATGTCCCGAGGGTCGCTCCGTCCCGCCTCCTCGATATTACTCCCAGCTCATATCTGAGATGGAGATTGTCGGGTGGGATAA GATGCTTTCCATAGACATGGACTTCCAAACACTGAAGCTGAGGGCCGAGGACTCCTCTGGAAGGCAGCACACTCTCACTGTTAAACTCAAGTCAAAG CATCCAGCGGAGGCTCCTGACTGTTCAGCTGACCTGCCAGTCCCTTTGACCATCACCTGGACACCACAG AGTACTCTGGAGCAGCTCCACAGTCagttcctgctggttctggagtCCCTGACGGACTTCTGGGACGTCCTGGACGAGATCGACGGGAAGACCTGGGTTCTAGAGCCGGAGAAGCCCAGCCGTTCCGACACGATGAGGCGGATCGCCATAG GAAACAACGTCTCCATCAAGGTGGAGGTGGATCCGCGGCACCCGCAGATGCTGCCAGAGTGCTGCCTGCTGGGAGCCGATCATG TGGTGACGCCGCTGAGGAATAAACTGAACGCCAACATGCACATGTG GAACCCGGACTCCAGCGTCTTGAACAACCTCCGGGATGTTTTGGAGATCGAATTCCCGTCACCGGCCACCCACGAAAAATCT agttTCAATGTGGAGTGCGGCATCTGTTACTCCTATCGGCTTGAAGACGCCATCCCAGATCAAGTGTGTAATGACCCCCGCTGTGGCCAGCCGTTCCATCAGGCCTGTCTCTATGAG TGGCTGCGAGCGCTCCCCTCCAGCAGGCAGAGCTTCAACCTTGTTTTTGGAGAGTGTCCTTACTGCAGTAAG CCTATTACAGTGAAAATGGCCACCCAGAAGACCTGA
- the fancl gene encoding E3 ubiquitin-protein ligase FANCL isoform X3 has protein sequence MKGTIERLQLKERDFRIRILLPPDLQLKRARLHCCWQLKHLLREYEHIVKQRLQQSVDLGGFILELKTVLEVALNRCPEGRSVPPPRYYSQLISEMEIVGWDKMLSIDMDFQTLKLRAEDSSGRQHTLTVKLKSKHPAEAPDCSADLPVPLTITWTPQSTLEQLHSQFLLVLESLTDFWDVLDEIDGKTWVLEPEKPSRSDTMRRIAIGNNVSIKVEVDPRHPQMLPECCLLGADHVVTPLRNKLNANMHMWNPDSSVLNNLRDVLEIEFPSPATHEKSSFNVECGICYSYRLEDAIPDQVCNDPRCGQPFHQACLYEWLRALPSSRQSFNLVFGECPYCSKPITVKMATQKT, from the exons ATGAAAGGAACGATAGAACGTCTTCAACTCAAG GAAAGAGACTTCAGAATAAGAATACTCCTCCCTCCAGATCTCCAACTGAAGCGGGCCAG GCTGCACTGCTGTTGGCAGCTGAAACACCTGTTGCGTGAATATGAGCACATAGTGAAGCAG AGGCTGCAGCAGTCGGTGGATCTTGGCGGTTTCATTCTGGAGTTGAAAACCGTCTTG GAAGTGGCTCTGAATCGATGTCCCGAGGGTCGCTCCGTCCCGCCTCCTCGATATTACTCCCAGCTCATATCTGAGATGGAGATTGTCGGGTGGGATAA GATGCTTTCCATAGACATGGACTTCCAAACACTGAAGCTGAGGGCCGAGGACTCCTCTGGAAGGCAGCACACTCTCACTGTTAAACTCAAGTCAAAG CATCCAGCGGAGGCTCCTGACTGTTCAGCTGACCTGCCAGTCCCTTTGACCATCACCTGGACACCACAG AGTACTCTGGAGCAGCTCCACAGTCagttcctgctggttctggagtCCCTGACGGACTTCTGGGACGTCCTGGACGAGATCGACGGGAAGACCTGGGTTCTAGAGCCGGAGAAGCCCAGCCGTTCCGACACGATGAGGCGGATCGCCATAG GAAACAACGTCTCCATCAAGGTGGAGGTGGATCCGCGGCACCCGCAGATGCTGCCAGAGTGCTGCCTGCTGGGAGCCGATCATG TGGTGACGCCGCTGAGGAATAAACTGAACGCCAACATGCACATGTG GAACCCGGACTCCAGCGTCTTGAACAACCTCCGGGATGTTTTGGAGATCGAATTCCCGTCACCGGCCACCCACGAAAAATCT agttTCAATGTGGAGTGCGGCATCTGTTACTCCTATCGGCTTGAAGACGCCATCCCAGATCAAGTGTGTAATGACCCCCGCTGTGGCCAGCCGTTCCATCAGGCCTGTCTCTATGAG TGGCTGCGAGCGCTCCCCTCCAGCAGGCAGAGCTTCAACCTTGTTTTTGGAGAGTGTCCTTACTGCAGTAAG CCTATTACAGTGAAAATGGCCACCCAGAAGACCTGA
- the fancl gene encoding E3 ubiquitin-protein ligase FANCL isoform X2, with protein sequence MESLLIRDNPLLLPLNKKKTVYDGFITVQERDFRIRILLPPDLQLKRARLHCCWQLKHLLREYEHIVKQRLQQSVDLGGFILELKTVLEVALNRCPEGRSVPPPRYYSQLISEMEIVGWDKMLSIDMDFQTLKLRAEDSSGRQHTLTVKLKSKHPAEAPDCSADLPVPLTITWTPQSTLEQLHSQFLLVLESLTDFWDVLDEIDGKTWVLEPEKPSRSDTMRRIAIGNNVSIKVEVDPRHPQMLPECCLLGADHVVTPLRNKLNANMHMWNPDSSVLNNLRDVLEIEFPSPATHEKSSFNVECGICYSYRLEDAIPDQVCNDPRCGQPFHQACLYEWLRALPSSRQSFNLVFGECPYCSKPITVKMATQKT encoded by the exons ATGGAGAGCTTATTGATACGCGATAACCCGCTGCTTTTACCTctaaacaagaagaaaacagtCTATGATGGGTTTATAACCGTACAG GAAAGAGACTTCAGAATAAGAATACTCCTCCCTCCAGATCTCCAACTGAAGCGGGCCAG GCTGCACTGCTGTTGGCAGCTGAAACACCTGTTGCGTGAATATGAGCACATAGTGAAGCAG AGGCTGCAGCAGTCGGTGGATCTTGGCGGTTTCATTCTGGAGTTGAAAACCGTCTTG GAAGTGGCTCTGAATCGATGTCCCGAGGGTCGCTCCGTCCCGCCTCCTCGATATTACTCCCAGCTCATATCTGAGATGGAGATTGTCGGGTGGGATAA GATGCTTTCCATAGACATGGACTTCCAAACACTGAAGCTGAGGGCCGAGGACTCCTCTGGAAGGCAGCACACTCTCACTGTTAAACTCAAGTCAAAG CATCCAGCGGAGGCTCCTGACTGTTCAGCTGACCTGCCAGTCCCTTTGACCATCACCTGGACACCACAG AGTACTCTGGAGCAGCTCCACAGTCagttcctgctggttctggagtCCCTGACGGACTTCTGGGACGTCCTGGACGAGATCGACGGGAAGACCTGGGTTCTAGAGCCGGAGAAGCCCAGCCGTTCCGACACGATGAGGCGGATCGCCATAG GAAACAACGTCTCCATCAAGGTGGAGGTGGATCCGCGGCACCCGCAGATGCTGCCAGAGTGCTGCCTGCTGGGAGCCGATCATG TGGTGACGCCGCTGAGGAATAAACTGAACGCCAACATGCACATGTG GAACCCGGACTCCAGCGTCTTGAACAACCTCCGGGATGTTTTGGAGATCGAATTCCCGTCACCGGCCACCCACGAAAAATCT agttTCAATGTGGAGTGCGGCATCTGTTACTCCTATCGGCTTGAAGACGCCATCCCAGATCAAGTGTGTAATGACCCCCGCTGTGGCCAGCCGTTCCATCAGGCCTGTCTCTATGAG TGGCTGCGAGCGCTCCCCTCCAGCAGGCAGAGCTTCAACCTTGTTTTTGGAGAGTGTCCTTACTGCAGTAAG CCTATTACAGTGAAAATGGCCACCCAGAAGACCTGA
- the fancl gene encoding E3 ubiquitin-protein ligase FANCL isoform X1, with the protein MESLLIRDNPLLLPLNKKKTVYDGFITVQERDFRIRILLPPDLQLKRARLHCCWQLKHLLREYEHIVKQRLQQSVDLGGFILELKTVLEVALNRCPEGRSVPPPRYYSQLISEMEIVGWDKMLSIDMDFQTLKLRAEDSSGRQHTLTVKLKSKHPAEAPDCSADLPVPLTITWTPQSTLEQLHSQFLLVLESLTDFWDVLDEIDGKTWVLEPEKPSRSDTMRRIAIGNNVSIKVEVDPRHPQMLPECCLLGADHVVTPLRNKLNANMHMWNPDSSVLNNLRDVLEIEFPSPATHEKSSFNVECGICYSYRLEDAIPDQVCNDPRCGQPFHQACLYEWLRALPSSRQSFNLVFGECPYCSKVRGCRQPTQRPGLSAACIFSSYSYGSIHHLALSSQSAFTRSLIARTESEF; encoded by the exons ATGGAGAGCTTATTGATACGCGATAACCCGCTGCTTTTACCTctaaacaagaagaaaacagtCTATGATGGGTTTATAACCGTACAG GAAAGAGACTTCAGAATAAGAATACTCCTCCCTCCAGATCTCCAACTGAAGCGGGCCAG GCTGCACTGCTGTTGGCAGCTGAAACACCTGTTGCGTGAATATGAGCACATAGTGAAGCAG AGGCTGCAGCAGTCGGTGGATCTTGGCGGTTTCATTCTGGAGTTGAAAACCGTCTTG GAAGTGGCTCTGAATCGATGTCCCGAGGGTCGCTCCGTCCCGCCTCCTCGATATTACTCCCAGCTCATATCTGAGATGGAGATTGTCGGGTGGGATAA GATGCTTTCCATAGACATGGACTTCCAAACACTGAAGCTGAGGGCCGAGGACTCCTCTGGAAGGCAGCACACTCTCACTGTTAAACTCAAGTCAAAG CATCCAGCGGAGGCTCCTGACTGTTCAGCTGACCTGCCAGTCCCTTTGACCATCACCTGGACACCACAG AGTACTCTGGAGCAGCTCCACAGTCagttcctgctggttctggagtCCCTGACGGACTTCTGGGACGTCCTGGACGAGATCGACGGGAAGACCTGGGTTCTAGAGCCGGAGAAGCCCAGCCGTTCCGACACGATGAGGCGGATCGCCATAG GAAACAACGTCTCCATCAAGGTGGAGGTGGATCCGCGGCACCCGCAGATGCTGCCAGAGTGCTGCCTGCTGGGAGCCGATCATG TGGTGACGCCGCTGAGGAATAAACTGAACGCCAACATGCACATGTG GAACCCGGACTCCAGCGTCTTGAACAACCTCCGGGATGTTTTGGAGATCGAATTCCCGTCACCGGCCACCCACGAAAAATCT agttTCAATGTGGAGTGCGGCATCTGTTACTCCTATCGGCTTGAAGACGCCATCCCAGATCAAGTGTGTAATGACCCCCGCTGTGGCCAGCCGTTCCATCAGGCCTGTCTCTATGAG TGGCTGCGAGCGCTCCCCTCCAGCAGGCAGAGCTTCAACCTTGTTTTTGGAGAGTGTCCTTACTGCAGTAAGGTACGTGGATGCAGGCAGCCGACACAAAGGCCCGGCCTCAGCGCCGCATGCATATTCAGCAGCTACTCGTATGGATCCATTCATCATCTGGCCTTGTCTTCTCAAAGTGCCTTCACACGCAGCTTAATAGCTAGAACTGAGTCAGAGTTCTAG